The following are from one region of the Hymenobacter radiodurans genome:
- the mazG gene encoding nucleoside triphosphate pyrophosphohydrolase, whose protein sequence is MENSSPSRRSEQIAAFSRLLDVLDRLRAECPWDRKQTMQSLRHLTIEETYELSDAILRDDLADVQKELGDVFLHLAFYSKIASESGRFDIADVLNAQCDKLIFRHPHIYGDTQVADEEEVKRNWEQLKLKEKGNTSVLGGVPVSLPALVKAMRIQEKARGAGFDWEEPAQVWEKVQEELGEFGAEFAPQNADSIDSERAASEFGDLLFSLVNFARFAGINPEEALERTNRKFIQRFQYLETEAARDGHQLTDLTLAEMDTYWERAKKLPASVTYEQGEK, encoded by the coding sequence ATGGAAAATTCTTCCCCTTCTCGTCGTTCCGAGCAAATAGCTGCTTTTAGCCGTCTACTGGATGTGCTTGATCGGCTACGCGCTGAGTGCCCCTGGGACCGTAAGCAGACTATGCAAAGCTTACGACACCTCACTATTGAAGAAACCTATGAGCTTTCTGATGCTATTCTGCGCGATGACTTAGCAGATGTGCAAAAGGAACTCGGAGATGTATTTCTGCATTTGGCCTTTTATTCAAAAATAGCGTCCGAAAGTGGCCGTTTTGATATTGCTGACGTCCTTAACGCCCAATGCGATAAACTAATTTTTCGTCATCCGCATATTTATGGCGATACGCAAGTGGCGGATGAGGAGGAAGTGAAGCGCAACTGGGAGCAACTAAAGCTGAAAGAAAAAGGAAACACCTCCGTGCTGGGCGGAGTACCCGTATCACTGCCCGCGCTGGTGAAGGCCATGCGCATCCAAGAAAAAGCCCGCGGGGCAGGTTTTGATTGGGAAGAGCCAGCGCAAGTCTGGGAGAAAGTACAAGAAGAATTAGGTGAGTTCGGAGCTGAATTTGCCCCCCAGAACGCTGATTCCATTGATTCGGAGCGGGCGGCAAGCGAGTTTGGCGACTTATTATTTTCGCTGGTAAATTTTGCTCGCTTTGCCGGAATTAACCCTGAAGAAGCACTAGAACGTACTAACCGTAAGTTTATTCAGCGCTTTCAATACCTTGAAACAGAAGCCGCCCGCGACGGGCATCAGCTCACTGATTTAACCCTGGCAGAGATGGATACGTACTGGGAAAGGGCCAAAAAACTGCCTGCTTCAGTTACGTATGAACAGGGTGAAAAATAG